DNA sequence from the Streptomyces tsukubensis genome:
CGAGGACCTCGCCGAGGAAGCGCTGGCCGAGGAGGCCGGGCGGGTGATGGCGGCGGAGATCGCCGCACCGCTGGGGCTGCGCAGCCCCTGACCCGTACCGCGGACCCGTGGCGGCTTCGGCCCTGTCCGGGTGGACGCGGCGCGTCCGTTCCTGTGAGGCCGCCCACATGGTGCGTACCAAGGTCCTCTCCGGGGCAGTAGGCCTGCCGGGCGGAACTGTTCATCAGGCGAGCCGGGCATCTCAGCATGTGATGTGCCGGAGGCCGGACCGGGGCCGCTCGTTAAACTGGGCCGACCGCAGACCACAGGACTGCGGCGGAAGAAACCGAGCGAGGAGCGCACGTGGGCCTTGTCGTGCAGAAGTACGGAGGCTCCTCCGTTGCCGATGCCGAAGGCATCAAGCGCGTCGCCAAGCGGATCGTGGATGCCAAGAAGGACGGCCACCAAGTGGTCGTCGTGGTCTCCGCGATGGGCGACACGACGGACGAGCTGATCGACCTCGCGGAGCAGGTGTCGCCGATCCCTGCGGGCCGCGAGTTCGACATGCTGCTGACCGCGGGGGAGCGGATCTCCATGGCCCTGCTGGCCATGGCGATCAAAAACCTGGGCCACGAGGCCCAGTCCTTCACCGGCAGCCAGGCCGGCGTCATCACCGACTCGGTCCACAACAAAGCGCGCATCATTGATGTCACGCCGGGCCGGATCCGTACCGCGCTGGACGAGGGCAATATCGCCATCGTCGCCGGGTTCCAGGGTGTGTCCCAGGACAAGAAGGACATCACCACCCTCGGCCGCGGCGGCTCCGACACCACCGCCGTCGCCCTGGCCGCCGCGCTGGACGCCGAGGTCTGCGAGATCTACACGGACGTCGACGGCGTCTTCACCGCCGACCCCCGGGTCGTCCCCAAGGCCAGGAAGATCGACTGGATCTCCTTCGAGGACATGCTGGAGCTGGCCTCCTCCGGCTCCAAGGTGCTGCTCCACCGCTGTGTCGAGTACGCCCGCCGCTACAACATTCCGATCCACGTCCGCTCGTCCTTCTCCGGGCTGCGCGGCACCTGGGTGAGCAACGAACCGCAGGGAGACCAGCAGATGGAGCACGCCATCATCTCCGGAGTCGCCCATGACGTCTCCGAGGCCAAGATCACGGTCGTCGGGGTGCCCGACAAGCCGGGCGAGGCGGCGGCCATCTTCCGTGCGATCGCGGACGCCGACATCAATCTGGACATGATCGTCCAGAATGTGTCCGCGGCCACCACCGCTCTGACCGACATCTCCTTCACGCTGCCCAAGACGGACGGCGCCCGGGCGATCGAAGAGCTGGAGAGGGCCAAGGACCGGATCGGCTTCGAATCGCTGCGCTACGACGACCAGATCGGCAAGATCTCCCTGGTCGGCGCCGGTATGAAGACCAACCCGGGGGTTACGGCCTCCTTCTTCGAGGCGCTCACGGACGCCGGGGTCAACATCGAGCTGATCTCGACCTCCGAGATTCGTATCTCGGTCGTCACCCGTGCCGACGACGTCACCGAGGCGGTGCGCGCCGTGCACAGCCGCTTCGGTCTGGACAGCGACACCGACGAGGCCGTGGTCTACGGAGGCACCGGCCGATGATCCGCAAGCCGGCGCTCGCGGTCGTCGGAGCGACCGGAGCCGTCGGTGCGGTGATGCTGGAGCTGCTCTCCCGCAACGAGGACGTCTGGGGCGCGATCCGCCTCGTCGCCTCCCCGCGCTCGGCCGGCCGCAAGCTGGCCGTGCGCGGGGAGGAGTGCGAGGTCGTCCCGCTGACGGAGGAGGCGCTCGGCGGGATCGACGTGGCGATGTTCCTGGTGCCCGCGGAGGTGTCCGCGCAGTGGGCGCCGGTCGCCGCCGCCAAGGGCGCGGTCGTCGTGGACGCGTCCGCGGCGTTCCGGCTCGACCCGGACGTGCCGCTGGTCGTCCCCGAAATCAATCCCCACGCGATACGGGTACGGCCGCGGGGCATCGTCGCCGGACCCCATGACACCACCCTCGCCATGCTCCCGGCGGTGGGCGCCCTGCATGCCGAGTTCGGGCTGCGGCAGCTGGTCGTCGCCTCGTACCAGGCCGTCAGCGGCGCGGGCCGGGACGCCGTCGCCGTACTGCGGGCGCAGACCGCGCTGGTCGCGGGGACCGGACTGGGCGAGACGCCCGGGGACGTACGCCGCGCCGTGGAGGCGACGGCGGGCCGCCGCCCGGGCGGCGCGAGTCACGGCGCTTCGGGTGCGGGGTTCGGAGGTTCCGGCGCGGGCTTCGGAGCGCCGGGCTCCGGTACGGGCCACAGTGCTTCGGGTACGGGCTCCGGTGCCGCGGCCACCGGCTTCGGGCCCTTCCCCGCGCCCGTCGCCCTCAACGTCGTGCCCTGGACCGGCGAACCCGCCGAGGACGGCTGGTCCTCCGAGGAACTGGGGCTGCGGGCGGAGGTCCGCAAAGTCCTCGACCTGCCGGGGCTGCACGTCTCGGCAACCTGCGTCAGGGTCCCCGTACTGACCACGCACTCCCTCGCCGTGCACGCCCGCTTCGAAACGGAGGTGACGGTCGCCCGGGCCCACGAGATCCTCGCGACCTCGCCCGGTGTGGTCCTCTTCGACGATCCGGCGGCCGGGGAGTTCCCGACGCCCGCCGATGTCGTCGGCACCGATCCGACCTGGGTGGGCCGGGTACGCCGGTCGCCGGACGACCCCTGCGCCCTGGAGCTCTTCGTCTGCGGGGACAACCTCCGCAAGGGCGCCGCGCTGAACACCGCTCAGATCGCCGAGTCCGTCGCACAGTCGCTGACGCCCTCCCACCCTGTCCGATGATCGGTTCGCGGCTTATTTCGGGCCCTTCGACCTGTCTAAATGGTGCCTACACTTTGTAGGATCTGTGAACGCCCCGTGAGTGCAACCGCAGGTCCGTACCGGCTCGGCGCGGGTGCGAAGATGGCCAACGGTTCCCTACTCCCGTACTGCAACCGTCAGTTGGGCGGGGAGCGTCTTTGCGGGCACCGCCGGTCGGCGCCGCGAAACAGGGGCATTGGGGAAGAGCGACGACGCATGGCTGCAGAGAACTCACGGTCGGAAACCGAAGCATGCGCGTACAACCCTGAGGGGGGGACGCGGGTCCAACAGACGTGGCAGAGGTACTCGACTTCGCAAGGGTGGCGGCACCCGGTGTCTCCGTACGCCCTTTCCGCAGGCCGCGCCTGCCGGGGGGCATGCCGGTGATCGCGCCCGTGCCGTCCACGCCCTCGACGCCCCCCGGAGCCGCGCTCTCCCCGGGCATCCCCGCCCAGCGGGAGAACGCCGCGGCCGCGGCACCGGCCGTGGCCCTCGGCACGACCGTCGACCACCTCACGGAGACCTACCGCGCGCACTACCGCTCCCTGCTGGGACTGGCCGCGCTGCTCCTCGACGACACCGCCTCCTGCGAGGACGTCGTCCAGGAGGCCTTCATCCGGGTGCACTCCGCGCGGAACCGGGTCCGTGACCCCGAGAAGACCCTCGCCTATCTGCGGCAGACCGTCGTCAACCTCTCCCGTTCGGCGCTGCGCCGGCGCATCCTCGGCCTCAAGCTGCTCTCCAAGCCGATGCCCGACATGGCGAGCGCGGAGGAGGGGGCGTACGACCGGCTGGAACGGGACGACCTGATCAAGGCGATGCGCGGCCTCCAGCGCCGTCAGCGCGAGGTCCTCGTCCTGCGGTACTTCGCGGATATGACCGAGGCCCAGGTCGCCCAGACGCTGGGCATATCCCTCGGTTCGGTGAAGGCGTACGGCTCCCGTGGCATAGCGGCCCTGCGGGTGGCCATGGGGGCCACGAAGTGAGCGGCGGGCACGGCAAGGACCCGGGTACCGGGCAGAACGAGCAGCCGGAGGGGCAACCGGACGGGCCGCTCGACGACCGGACGGAAAACGGAAACGTGAACAACAGGCCGGACAACGGATACGGCGCGGATGCGCCGGAGCCCTCGGAACAGCGGGACCCGCGGCCCGGACACGCCGCCGCCCCGGGCCCCGGCGCGGGCCCCGGACCGGATTCCGGCTCCGACCCCGGATTCGACCTCTCGTCCGATCTGGGGCAGCTCTTCCACCATGCGGTCGACGGGCTCCAGCCCTCCGACGGCGCCCTGGACCGGCTGCGTACGGCCGTTCCCGCGCGGCGTGCCCGCAAGCGGCAGATGCTGGTGGGCGCGGTCGCCGCGGTCGTACTGACCGGGACCGCGGTGCCCGCACTCGTCCATGTGGCGAGCTCCGGCGGCACCACCAGCACCAACACCGCCAACGCCGGGCACGACCAGCCGACCGGCGGCGAGGGCGAACCCTCCGGCACCTCCGGCGGCGGGGACGACGCCGAGCGTCCCCGGCCGGATTCCGGCAAGGGCCGGGACGACGAGACGGGCACCCGCCCCGGCGGCCCTTCGACGGGCCCTTCGGACGGCAACTACACGGCCAAGAACCCCGAGGCCACCGGCGGCAGCGGCGACGCACCCGCCGACTCCTCCCCGGCCTGTGAATCCGCCCAGCTCGGCGTCACATCGGCGGCGGCCGATGCACCGGACGCGGACGGCAAGGTGTACGGCGCGTTCCGGGTCGCCAACGTCTCCAAGAGCGAATGCGCGGTCAAGGGCGAGGGCACGATCGCCTTCACCGTCAGCGGCGCCGCCGACCAGTCGAAGATCAACGTCGTCGACCACACCGGCGGCGACGCGGCCCCGGGCCTGCCCTCGCCCGCGAAGGAGCAGCAGACCCCGCTGGTGCTGAAGCCCGCCTCGGCGTACGAGGTGCGGTTCGCGTTCGTCCCGGACGAGAGCTGTCCCACCGGCCAGCCGTCCCCGGACCCCTCCGCCACGGAGGGCACGACCACCGGTGGCACCGGCAGCCCCGCGGGCCCGCCGCCCACCGGGACCGAACCGCAGCTGAGCGGCTCCGACCCGGCTTCCACCGAAGGCAGCGTCTCGGTCACCCACACCGCCGACCCCGGCGCCCCCACGGCCGAGGCCACCATCCCCAACGCCTGCTCCGGCACGATCTACCGGACCGGCGTCCTGGGCGGCTAGCCGTTGAGCGGACGGCCTCTGGGCGGAGGACCGGTCATGGGGAAAGGGCGGACCATGGGCGACGGGCTTCCCGCGGACGGCGGCACCTCTGCGGATGACGGTACGGAGACACTCCGCAGCTATCTGCACGGGTGCTACGAGCGGGGCGACCGGGTCGGCTTCCTGCTCCACGACGGCCGTGATTTCCTGGGCTGGGTCCTGGACGTCCACCCGTCCCCGGCCGGGGACGGCGAGACCGGTGAGGACGGCGAGGCCGGAGAGGCCGGTGACTGCGACTCGGACCTCCCGGAGCGCCCCGCGTCCATGACCGGTCCCTGCGCCCTGCTCGGCTGGGCCCCCAGCCCCTTCCACGCCCAGGCCTCCGCCGACGGCTCCTGGGCGCCCGACGACGAGTGGATCCTGCTGACCGCCGTCGTCCCGGGCTCCCCGTCCCGCCGCACGCGTGCCACTCCCGGCTGGATTCCCTACCCCGGCTGAACACCGGCAGGGCGGGCGCGGGCGTCTCCGGGTCAGACCGAGGTGCGCCCGGCCGCCGAGCCCGTACCCGTACCCGTGTCCGAGCCTTGGCCCCGGCCTTCCGCACCACCGGGACCCGGCACCGCAGCCGCAGCCACGGGAGCCGCCTCGGCCGCACCGGCACCCGCGTCCTCGCCGCCCGTCGCCGTCTCCGCTTCCAGGGCCAGCCCCAGTTCCTCGTCCTTCAGCATTTCCACTTCACGCCGGAACAGCCGGACCCACATAAAGAGGATGAACGCCACCCCGGCGAACCACTCGCCCGAGTACCCCAGGTTCTGGAAGGCCTTCAGGTCCAGCCCGGCACCCTCCGGCAGGGTCGCCGGTACGGGCCGCAGGCCCGCGTCCGCCTCGGTGAGGGTGACCCACCCGTCGTACACCTGGTCCGGGACCACATTGACCAGCGACGCCGCACTGATCATGGCCAGCTGTCCCCGGGGCAGCCCGCCCGCCGCGTGGACCCCGTCCTTGCCGACGGTCTCGGAAGCCTGGAGCGCACCCTCGACCGAGACCCGGCCCCCCGGCGCCGCGGGCGCCGCGGCACCCTCCGGAAGCCAGCCCCGGACCACCGGGAGGGCCCGGCCCCCGTCGGTCTTCAGCAGCGTCAGCACATAGGAACCGGTCCGGCCCTCCAGCTGCCGCCCCGGGACGAGGAACTGCTCGCCGTAGCTCCCGGAGGCCGTCGCCGTCCGGCCGGACGTCTCCTTGTCGACGGGCAGCAGCTCGTCCAGCGGCGTCGGCCTCAGCTCCTCCGCCGTCGGCGCCCGCTCCGCCTCCTTCTGGGCCTCGGCGCGATCCTCGAACCGGCCGAGCTGCCAGGTCCCCATGAAGATGCACAGCGGGATCGCCAGCGCGACGAAGACATTGATGCCCCACCAGCGGGGCGTCAGCAGGAACCTGTACACCCCTCCACGGTACGGAACGCCTTCCGGCTACTCCTGCGCGCCCCCCTCTCCGGCCGGGCCGTCCTGACGCCCCGCGCCGCCGCCCGGGCCGGGCAGATGCGCCGCCGCGAACGCGATCTCCATCGCCACCTGCTTGATCCGCTCCTCGACCACCAGAGAGCCGTGCCCCGCGTCGTACCGGTAGACCTCGTGGACCGCGCCCCGGGCGGCCAGCCGGTCGACGTAGTTCTCCACCTGGCGGATGGGACAGCGCGGGTCGTTCACCCCCGCCGAGATATAGACCGGCGCCCGCACCGCATCCACATAGGTCAGCGGCGACGACGCCGCGAACCGCTCGGGCACCTCCTCCGGGGTCCCGCCCAGCAGCGTGCGGTCCATCGACTTCAGCGCCTCGATCTCGTCGTGGTACGCCGTGACGTAGTCCGCGACGGGCACCGCGGCCAGACCCAGCGCCCAGGCCCCCGGCTGGGTCCCCAGCCCGAGGAGGGTGAGATAGCCGCCCCAGGAGCCACCCGCCAGGATCAGCCGCTCCGGATCGGCCAGCCCCGACGCCACCGCCCACTCGCGGACCGCCGCGATGTCCTCCAACTCGATCAGCCCGACCCGGTGCTTGAGCGCGTCCGTCCACGCCCGGCCGTAGCCCGTCGAGCCCCGGTAGTTCACCCGGACCACCGCATAGCCCTGGTCCACCCAGGCCGCCGGGCCCGCCGCGAAGGAGTCGCTGTCGTGCCACGTCGGGCCGCCGTGGATCTCGAAGACCGTCGGCAGCGGACCCTCCGCCCCCGCGGGCCGCTGCACCAGCGCATGCACCTTCCCGCCCGGCCCCTCCACCCAGACGTCCTCCACCGGCACCGACTCCGGCGCCTTCGCACCCGGCGGGTCCAGCACGATCCCGCCCGCCGTCGACCGCACCTGCGGCGGCAGCGCCGCCGACGACCACAGATACTCGACCTCGCCGCCCGGGCGGGCCGTCGCCCCCGAGACCGAACCGGCCGGACTGTCGATCCGGGTCAGCCCGCCCGACGCCAGGTCGTACCGCCACAGCTCACCGCGGGCCTCGAAGCTGTGCGCGACCAGCAGCCCGGAGCCGTCGGGATACCACTCGGCGTTCACATCGCCCGGCAGGTCGATCGCCAGCGGCGTCTCGGCCCCGGAGGCCACGTCCCAGATCATCGGCTCCCAGCGGCCCCGCCGCTGATGCCCCACCAGCAGCCGGGTGTCCCCGTCGACCGGGGCGAAGCCGAGGACCTCCAGCCCCAGCTCCTTGGTGCCGCCCTCGGTGTCGTCCAGCTCGGCGACCGTCTCACCGCCGAGGCCGACCACCCGCAGCGCCGAGTGCATCGCATCGCCGTGCTCGGTGTGCTCGACGGCGATCAGTGTCCCGTCACGGGACAGATCGCCCACCCCGGCCGACTCCCGGTGCCGGTAGATCTCCACCGGCGGGCTGCACGCCGCCGCGTTCCGGACGACATGAATCGTCGTGCCGTCCTCGTCGGTGGACCGCCCGACCACCGCGACGCCGTTCCGGCCGATCGCCAGCCCCGCCGGATACGACGGATCCAGCCCCGGGGCGGCCGGCACGTCCGGCCCGCCGCCGAAGGGCTGCCGCAGCCATATGCCGAACTCGTCCCCGTCCTTGTCCGAGAACCACCAGATCCACTCGCCGTCCGGAGACAGCACCCCGTCGGTCGTGCCGTTCGGCCGGTCGGTGACCTGCCGCTGCTCGCCGCTCGCCCGGTCCCATGCGTACAACTCGTACGTCCCCGTCGCATTGGAGACGAAGAGGGAACGGTCCGGAGCGTCCTGCGCCCAGTCGGGAAGCGACACGCGCGGCGCCCGGAAGCGCTGCTCCCACAACGGGGACTGCCCGGGAAGCGACGACGCGGACCCCTGAGCCGCGGACCCCTGAGCCGCGGACCCCTGAGCCGCGGACCCCTGAGCCGCGGGCGTCCGAGCCGCGGAACCCTGCGGTGAGGACGGCGACGAATGCTGCGGCGACTCCGGCGCGTCCGGCTGTGTGTTCTCAGTCATGACCCCATTCTGCGCCGGGCGCCGACAAACCGTTCGCGCTGTCCGCAGCCTGTGGATAACGTCGGGATTCATGTACCTGCGAGAGATCCCCGAAGGCTGGCGAGAGACCAATAAATCCAACTGGGACGAGCGCGTCCCCATTCATATGACCGGTGACTTCTACGAGATCGACGCCTTCCTCGCGGGCAAGGACCCGCTGCGCGATTTCGAAGTCGCGGAGGTCGGTGACGTGAGCGGACGCAGCCTGCTCCACCTCCAGTGCCACATCGGCCTCGACACCCTGGGCTGGGCACGCCACGGCGCCTCGCGCGTCGTCGGCCTCGACTTCTCCGAACCGGCCGTCGAGAGCGCCCGCGCGCTCGCCGCGAAGATCGGTCTGGGCCCGGAGCGCGCCGCGTTCGTGGCCGCCGATGTGTACGACGCCGCGGCAGCCGTGCCCGAAGGGCCGTACGACATCGTCTACACCGGTGTCGGAGCCCTCAGCTGGCTCCCCGACATCAAGCGCTGGGCCGAGACCGCGGCGTCCTTCGTGGCGCCCGGCGGATTCCTCTACCTCGCAGAGTTCCACCCGATCACCGACGTCCTCGACGACGAGACCGGTTCGCGCATCGTCCACGACTACTTCGCCCGCGAGCCGTGGCAGGAGGACGAGCCCGGAACGTACGCCGACCGGTCCGCCGAGACCGTCCACAACCGAACGGTGGAGTGGCAGCATCCGATCGGCGAGGTCGTCTCGGCGCTCTGCGCCACCGGGCTGCGGCTGGAGTTCCTCCACGAACACGACGTGTCGCTGTTCGAACGCTTCGACTCCCTGGAGAAGCGGGACGGCTACCTCCGCTTCCCGGCCGGGCAGCCGCGGGTCCCGCTGATGTACTCCCTGAAGGCGAGCCGACCGGCTGCCTCCTGACCACCGGCCGACCACCGGCCGACCCGCCGGTCCCGGGTGCCGCCCCGCGGTCGCCGCGGGCGGCACCGTACCGCCCTGACCGGGTCCGGCCGGCACCGTACTGTCGTGACCGGGCCCGGCCGGTCCGAGCCCCGGCCTGGCCCGGGCGACAGCCGCACGTACCGCCGTGACCCGTCTCAGCGGGCGCTGCCCCCGGCCCCCGCGGGCGGCAGCCGTACCACCGCCACCCCGCCGTCGAGATCCACGACGGAACGATTCGGCGGAGCGCCGTCCTCGTCGTCGTCCTTCATCAGCAGCGAACTCTGCCGCTCCTTCAGCTCCGTGGCCTTGCCCGGGGAGAACGCCGCGTGCAGTTGCTCGAAGCCGGTGGCGGACACCCGCCCGGTCCGTTTGCCACGGCCCGTCGCCCGCATCAGATAGTCGACGAAGGCTATGACCGTGAGCAGGATCACCAGCCCCGGAAGCGTCATGAAAATGATGAACTGCATGCGTCAGTCTCCGTCGAGGTCGGGGGACGGGCCGGGGGTCCGCGCAGGTGTCCCCAGCACGGCGACGGCGGCCGCATAGCCGGGCCCGGCGGGGAGATCGGTCAGCGCACAGGGGAGTTCGGCCCCCATGGGCCGCTGCTGCGGGACCGGCCCCGCGCCTACGTGAATGCCACTGACCCCCTCGCCCAGCCCGGCGCCGGTCGCCTTCAGCACGGACTCCTTACGGGTCCAGCAGCGGGCGAAGGCCAGTGGCCGGTCCGCCGGATGCAGCGCGTCCAGTTCGGTCCGCTCATGGGGATGCAGCTGCCGGCTCACCTCAGCGACCGTCTGTTCGCCCGGGACCACTTCGACATCCACCCCCACGGCGGTGCGGGCGAGCGCGATCAGCACTCTGCCGTCCGTCGTACGGCTGGTGTGCGAGAGGGAGAAGTGCACCCGGTCTTCGGGGACCGCGGGCCGCCCGTGGGGCCCTCCGCAGCGGGAGCAGGGACGGCGCTCCATGGCGACGGCGGCGGGGGCGATGCCCAGATGCATGCCCAGCAGCCTGCGCAGGGCCACGTGCGCCACCGCATAGGCATGGCGGTCCTTAGGGCGTAAGAAGGCGTCCAGCCGGGACGACTCCTCCGCGTCGAGGAGATGGCGGTGGGACAGTGCCTCCTCGGCCAGCTCGGCCACCCGGCCGTACCAGACCAGGTCGACGCCCGGGGGTGGTGCGAGGTGCTCGGCGGTCGTGGCCATGTAAACCTCGTCTTTTCTGCGGTTCTTCGGTTGTACGGCTACCCGGCTATCCGGCATCCGGTTCTACGGCTACCCGGCATCCGGCTGTACGGCGGAACGGCTGTACGGCCGGGGGACGGCGTTGCCCGCCCGGCGCGAGCCGCCCGGTCCGCGCGGCGGCCGGCCTCTGATCCGGCGCCGTCCGGGCCGGACCTCCAGTGGATCACCCGCTCCGGGAACCGGCAAGGGTCCGCCGCCCGAAGGCAGCGGACCCTGTGCAATCAGTGCGCCGGCACCGTCAGATGTTGACGCCGAAGTCCTGGGCGATACCGCGCAGACCGGAGGCGTACCCCTGGCCCACCGCACGGAACTTCCACTCCGCGCCGTGGCGGTACAGCTCGCCGAAGACCATCGCGGTCTCCGTCGAAGCGTCCTCGCTGAGGTCGTAGCGGGCGAGCTCGGCGCCGCCGGCCTGGTTGACCACGCGGATGAACGCGTTGCGCACCTGGCCGAAGGACTGGCCGCGGCTCTCGCCCTCGTGGATCGAAACGGGGAAGACGATCTTCTCGGCGTTGGCCGGGACGGCGGCCAGGTCGACCTTGATCTGCTCGTCGTCGCCCTCGCCCTCACCGGTGAGGTTGTCACCGGTGTGCTCGACGGCGCCCTCGGGGCTCTTGAGGTTGTTGAAGAAGATGAAGTGCTGGTCGGAGAGGACCTTGCCG
Encoded proteins:
- a CDS encoding aspartate kinase, which produces MGLVVQKYGGSSVADAEGIKRVAKRIVDAKKDGHQVVVVVSAMGDTTDELIDLAEQVSPIPAGREFDMLLTAGERISMALLAMAIKNLGHEAQSFTGSQAGVITDSVHNKARIIDVTPGRIRTALDEGNIAIVAGFQGVSQDKKDITTLGRGGSDTTAVALAAALDAEVCEIYTDVDGVFTADPRVVPKARKIDWISFEDMLELASSGSKVLLHRCVEYARRYNIPIHVRSSFSGLRGTWVSNEPQGDQQMEHAIISGVAHDVSEAKITVVGVPDKPGEAAAIFRAIADADINLDMIVQNVSAATTALTDISFTLPKTDGARAIEELERAKDRIGFESLRYDDQIGKISLVGAGMKTNPGVTASFFEALTDAGVNIELISTSEIRISVVTRADDVTEAVRAVHSRFGLDSDTDEAVVYGGTGR
- a CDS encoding aspartate-semialdehyde dehydrogenase; this translates as MIRKPALAVVGATGAVGAVMLELLSRNEDVWGAIRLVASPRSAGRKLAVRGEECEVVPLTEEALGGIDVAMFLVPAEVSAQWAPVAAAKGAVVVDASAAFRLDPDVPLVVPEINPHAIRVRPRGIVAGPHDTTLAMLPAVGALHAEFGLRQLVVASYQAVSGAGRDAVAVLRAQTALVAGTGLGETPGDVRRAVEATAGRRPGGASHGASGAGFGGSGAGFGAPGSGTGHSASGTGSGAAATGFGPFPAPVALNVVPWTGEPAEDGWSSEELGLRAEVRKVLDLPGLHVSATCVRVPVLTTHSLAVHARFETEVTVARAHEILATSPGVVLFDDPAAGEFPTPADVVGTDPTWVGRVRRSPDDPCALELFVCGDNLRKGAALNTAQIAESVAQSLTPSHPVR
- a CDS encoding SigE family RNA polymerase sigma factor is translated as MAEVLDFARVAAPGVSVRPFRRPRLPGGMPVIAPVPSTPSTPPGAALSPGIPAQRENAAAAAPAVALGTTVDHLTETYRAHYRSLLGLAALLLDDTASCEDVVQEAFIRVHSARNRVRDPEKTLAYLRQTVVNLSRSALRRRILGLKLLSKPMPDMASAEEGAYDRLERDDLIKAMRGLQRRQREVLVLRYFADMTEAQVAQTLGISLGSVKAYGSRGIAALRVAMGATK
- a CDS encoding SURF1 family protein, with translation MYRFLLTPRWWGINVFVALAIPLCIFMGTWQLGRFEDRAEAQKEAERAPTAEELRPTPLDELLPVDKETSGRTATASGSYGEQFLVPGRQLEGRTGSYVLTLLKTDGGRALPVVRGWLPEGAAAPAAPGGRVSVEGALQASETVGKDGVHAAGGLPRGQLAMISAASLVNVVPDQVYDGWVTLTEADAGLRPVPATLPEGAGLDLKAFQNLGYSGEWFAGVAFILFMWVRLFRREVEMLKDEELGLALEAETATGGEDAGAGAAEAAPVAAAAVPGPGGAEGRGQGSDTGTGTGSAAGRTSV
- a CDS encoding S9 family peptidase — its product is MWEQRFRAPRVSLPDWAQDAPDRSLFVSNATGTYELYAWDRASGEQRQVTDRPNGTTDGVLSPDGEWIWWFSDKDGDEFGIWLRQPFGGGPDVPAAPGLDPSYPAGLAIGRNGVAVVGRSTDEDGTTIHVVRNAAACSPPVEIYRHRESAGVGDLSRDGTLIAVEHTEHGDAMHSALRVVGLGGETVAELDDTEGGTKELGLEVLGFAPVDGDTRLLVGHQRRGRWEPMIWDVASGAETPLAIDLPGDVNAEWYPDGSGLLVAHSFEARGELWRYDLASGGLTRIDSPAGSVSGATARPGGEVEYLWSSAALPPQVRSTAGGIVLDPPGAKAPESVPVEDVWVEGPGGKVHALVQRPAGAEGPLPTVFEIHGGPTWHDSDSFAAGPAAWVDQGYAVVRVNYRGSTGYGRAWTDALKHRVGLIELEDIAAVREWAVASGLADPERLILAGGSWGGYLTLLGLGTQPGAWALGLAAVPVADYVTAYHDEIEALKSMDRTLLGGTPEEVPERFAASSPLTYVDAVRAPVYISAGVNDPRCPIRQVENYVDRLAARGAVHEVYRYDAGHGSLVVEERIKQVAMEIAFAAAHLPGPGGGAGRQDGPAGEGGAQE
- a CDS encoding class I SAM-dependent methyltransferase is translated as MYLREIPEGWRETNKSNWDERVPIHMTGDFYEIDAFLAGKDPLRDFEVAEVGDVSGRSLLHLQCHIGLDTLGWARHGASRVVGLDFSEPAVESARALAAKIGLGPERAAFVAADVYDAAAAVPEGPYDIVYTGVGALSWLPDIKRWAETAASFVAPGGFLYLAEFHPITDVLDDETGSRIVHDYFAREPWQEDEPGTYADRSAETVHNRTVEWQHPIGEVVSALCATGLRLEFLHEHDVSLFERFDSLEKRDGYLRFPAGQPRVPLMYSLKASRPAAS
- a CDS encoding DUF6191 domain-containing protein, whose protein sequence is MQFIIFMTLPGLVILLTVIAFVDYLMRATGRGKRTGRVSATGFEQLHAAFSPGKATELKERQSSLLMKDDDEDGAPPNRSVVDLDGGVAVVRLPPAGAGGSAR
- a CDS encoding 4'-phosphopantetheinyl transferase family protein, whose protein sequence is MATTAEHLAPPPGVDLVWYGRVAELAEEALSHRHLLDAEESSRLDAFLRPKDRHAYAVAHVALRRLLGMHLGIAPAAVAMERRPCSRCGGPHGRPAVPEDRVHFSLSHTSRTTDGRVLIALARTAVGVDVEVVPGEQTVAEVSRQLHPHERTELDALHPADRPLAFARCWTRKESVLKATGAGLGEGVSGIHVGAGPVPQQRPMGAELPCALTDLPAGPGYAAAVAVLGTPARTPGPSPDLDGD
- a CDS encoding TerD family protein, whose protein sequence is MGVSLSKGGNVSLTKEAPGLTAVIVGLGWDVRTTTGTDFDLDASALLIDGAGKVLSDQHFIFFNNLKSPEGAVEHTGDNLTGEGEGDDEQIKVDLAAVPANAEKIVFPVSIHEGESRGQSFGQVRNAFIRVVNQAGGAELARYDLSEDASTETAMVFGELYRHGAEWKFRAVGQGYASGLRGIAQDFGVNI